A single window of Pseudomonas lijiangensis DNA harbors:
- a CDS encoding ABC transporter permease, whose amino-acid sequence MSTSSKALAGASPAERPASRALQWRRRAKGLALPLAIILLLETVVRLGWIASYQMPAPSEVAQTLFQLADGALWKHIGASLSRVLAGFIIGSVLGLLFAAWVGLSREAEAWLEPTFASLRAIPSLAWVPLLLLWLGIGETSKVTLIAIGAFFPVYLNGVAAIRNIDRKLVEVGRMYGFSRTRLARRILLPAAFPGVFTGLRSALSLSWMFLVAAELIAATRGLGYLLSDGRETSRPDLVLAAIIVLALLGKISDGLLAGLEKRWLAWRDTFDGADSGARP is encoded by the coding sequence TCCGGCAGAGCGCCCGGCCAGCCGTGCGCTCCAGTGGCGACGTCGGGCCAAGGGCCTGGCCTTGCCGCTGGCAATCATCCTGTTGCTGGAAACCGTGGTGCGTCTGGGCTGGATCGCTTCCTACCAGATGCCCGCCCCCAGCGAAGTCGCGCAGACCCTGTTCCAGCTCGCCGATGGCGCGTTGTGGAAACACATCGGGGCGAGCCTGTCCCGGGTACTGGCCGGTTTTATCATCGGCTCCGTGCTCGGCTTGCTGTTCGCCGCCTGGGTCGGCCTCAGTCGTGAAGCCGAGGCCTGGCTGGAACCGACCTTCGCCAGCCTGCGGGCGATTCCCAGCCTGGCCTGGGTTCCGCTGCTGCTGTTGTGGCTGGGGATTGGCGAAACCTCCAAGGTCACGCTGATCGCCATTGGCGCTTTCTTCCCCGTGTACCTCAACGGGGTCGCGGCGATCCGCAATATCGACCGCAAGCTGGTGGAAGTCGGACGCATGTATGGCTTCAGCCGCACGCGCCTGGCCCGACGGATTCTCTTGCCAGCGGCCTTTCCGGGTGTGTTCACCGGCCTGCGCAGCGCTCTGAGCCTGAGCTGGATGTTCCTGGTCGCCGCCGAACTCATCGCCGCCACGCGCGGCCTGGGCTATCTGCTCAGCGATGGCCGTGAAACTTCGCGGCCGGATCTGGTGCTGGCCGCAATCATTGTCCTGGCGCTGCTGGGCAAAATCAGCGACGGCCTGCTGGCCGGCCTTGAAAAGCGCTGGTTGGCCTGGCGCGACACCTTCGACGGCGCAGATTCCGGAGCCCGACCATGA
- a CDS encoding ABC transporter ATP-binding protein: MTRLHHTTDDQPLLLDLHVEHKAFGDTAVLGRLDLQLQAGEIVSLLGPSGCGKSTLLRLVAQLDQDFRGQLRQRPDEVGFVFQEPRLMPWLTVAENIGFSQDKDYDRARVNSLIDEVGLTGFADALPKALSGGMAQRVAIARGLYGQPQLLLLDEPFSAVDAFTRFKLQDLLLDLAQRHHIGLLVVTHDVDEALYLSHRVLVIGNRPGTIIRELNVPLTYPRDRRDETLARLRSQALESLHDARVI; the protein is encoded by the coding sequence ATGACTCGACTTCATCACACCACGGACGATCAACCGCTTCTGCTGGATCTGCACGTGGAGCACAAGGCTTTCGGCGATACCGCCGTGCTGGGCCGTCTGGACCTGCAACTGCAAGCGGGCGAAATTGTCAGCCTGCTCGGCCCAAGTGGCTGCGGCAAAAGCACGCTGTTGCGTCTGGTGGCGCAACTGGATCAGGACTTTCGCGGCCAGTTGCGCCAACGTCCCGATGAAGTGGGTTTCGTGTTCCAGGAACCGCGCCTGATGCCCTGGCTGACGGTGGCCGAAAACATCGGCTTCAGTCAGGACAAGGATTACGACCGCGCCCGCGTCAACAGCCTGATCGACGAAGTCGGCCTCACCGGCTTTGCCGATGCGCTGCCCAAGGCATTGTCGGGAGGCATGGCCCAGCGGGTGGCGATTGCACGCGGGCTTTATGGTCAGCCGCAACTCCTGTTGCTGGACGAACCCTTCAGCGCAGTCGATGCCTTTACTCGCTTCAAGCTTCAGGACCTGCTGCTGGACCTGGCCCAACGTCACCATATCGGCCTGCTGGTCGTGACCCACGATGTGGATGAAGCGCTGTACCTGAGCCACCGGGTACTGGTGATCGGCAACCGTCCCGGCACCATCATCAGAGAGCTGAACGTACCACTCACCTACCCTCGCGACCGTCGCGATGAAACCCTGGCAAGGCTGCGCAGCCAGGCGCTGGAATCGCTGCATGATGCGCGGGTGATTTGA
- a CDS encoding acyl-CoA dehydrogenase family protein: MTTFQRFTPQPPAASIVELKARITALLPAIGAGAAQRERERQLPFEAIAQLAAAGLYTVRIPKSHGGPGGSVRDVIELLLRIASVDSNVAQALRPGLAFVEGLLVATTEDAEVERERWFARYLEGAVIGNAGWELGGANGSIAARLVREGDHYRANGSKFYSTGALFADWVSAVALDEDEQPVSFVLPRDREGLVLLDDFDAMGQRLTASGTTHLQNVRVEAGDIRTRTVEEGKRTIVTPFLQLFLGTVQAGIARNALDDAVRFAREHARPIKHSSARRSVDDPYVELAVGDISARAYAAEALVLKAAEAIDRAWSAQQAHAEVEQAAVEVAQAQYLVAELALKAAETLFDVGGASTTGRSHNLDRHWRNARTVANHNPRHWKAAVVGAWQLKGTEPPTSGLF; the protein is encoded by the coding sequence ATGACCACTTTTCAACGTTTTACCCCGCAGCCGCCTGCTGCCAGCATCGTTGAGCTCAAGGCCCGTATCACTGCGCTGCTGCCGGCCATCGGCGCGGGCGCGGCACAGCGTGAACGCGAGCGGCAATTGCCTTTCGAGGCCATCGCCCAACTGGCGGCTGCCGGCCTGTATACCGTGCGTATCCCCAAAAGCCATGGTGGCCCTGGCGGCAGCGTGCGGGATGTCATTGAGTTGCTGCTGCGCATCGCGTCGGTGGATTCCAACGTTGCCCAGGCCTTGCGTCCCGGGCTGGCCTTTGTCGAGGGGCTGCTGGTAGCCACGACTGAAGATGCCGAGGTCGAACGTGAGCGCTGGTTTGCCCGCTACCTTGAAGGCGCAGTGATCGGCAATGCCGGTTGGGAACTGGGTGGAGCCAATGGATCGATTGCTGCGCGGCTGGTGCGTGAGGGCGATCATTATCGGGCCAATGGCAGCAAGTTCTACAGCACGGGTGCGCTGTTTGCCGACTGGGTCAGCGCGGTGGCACTGGACGAGGATGAGCAGCCGGTGTCATTCGTTCTGCCTCGCGACCGTGAAGGCCTGGTACTGCTCGACGACTTCGATGCCATGGGTCAGCGTCTGACGGCCAGTGGCACGACTCATCTGCAGAACGTGCGGGTCGAGGCCGGTGACATTCGAACCCGTACAGTGGAAGAGGGCAAGCGCACCATCGTCACGCCGTTTCTGCAACTATTCCTTGGCACGGTACAGGCCGGTATTGCCCGCAACGCACTGGACGATGCGGTGCGTTTTGCCAGGGAGCATGCGCGACCGATCAAGCACAGCAGCGCCCGTCGTTCGGTGGACGATCCTTATGTGGAACTGGCTGTGGGCGATATTTCCGCCCGGGCCTACGCTGCCGAAGCACTGGTGCTCAAGGCCGCCGAGGCAATCGACCGGGCCTGGAGCGCGCAGCAGGCGCATGCAGAAGTCGAACAGGCAGCCGTCGAGGTGGCCCAGGCGCAGTATCTGGTCGCAGAGCTCGCGCTCAAGGCGGCTGAAACCCTGTTCGATGTGGGCGGAGCTTCAACTACCGGGCGTAGCCATAACCTTGATCGCCACTGGCGCAATGCTCGCACCGTGGCCAACCATAATCCGCGTCACTGGAAGGCTGCTGTGGTGGGGGCCTGGCAGCTCAAGGGCACAGAGCCACCGACATCAGGGTTGTTTTGA
- a CDS encoding dipeptide ABC transporter ATP-binding protein, producing MSDKTLIVEGLSIAFEGRSVVQDLSFTLAPGRCVALVGESGSGKSVSARSLVGLTGNRADVAARRLSFGEHDLLALSERQWRGVRGKDIGFVLQDALVSLDPLRPVGKEILEVLETHGFGNRQQRGARVLELLERVGVPDVALRARQRSGQLSGGLRQRALIASALAMDPALVIADEPTTALDATVQAQILEVFQQIKARGASLLIISHDLAVVAQLADDVVVLRHGEVVEQGPMQQVLSKPQHPYTRELLAAVPSEHPRGSRLSPERPGVQRPILPVRSSEAGQVLLQAQGIGKRYLGPDGQLRQVVQNVGFELRAGQTLGIVGESGSGKTTVARIALGLLQPDAGQVLYRGQPWNLPGNAIDENRRRPLRREISVIYQDPLGSFDPRWSVMQILDDALHVAGVEVSQRPARISHLLSQVRLPPELARRRPLQLSGGQRQRVAIARAIASEPKLIICDEPVSALDVSVQAQVLDLLADLQQELGLAYLFISHDLGVIRHVSDNVLVMRHGQVVELAAAEQLFTQPAHEYTQRLLGSVPRLPGSGTELVVPPLDPEHEAFDVFDESRLWKIAI from the coding sequence ATGAGTGACAAGACCCTGATTGTCGAAGGCCTGAGCATCGCGTTTGAAGGCCGAAGCGTGGTGCAGGATCTGTCTTTTACTCTGGCGCCCGGTCGTTGTGTGGCGCTGGTGGGCGAGTCCGGTTCGGGCAAGAGCGTCAGTGCCCGCAGTCTCGTGGGCCTGACGGGCAATCGTGCTGACGTGGCGGCCCGCAGGCTGAGTTTTGGTGAGCATGACCTGCTTGCTCTCAGCGAGCGCCAGTGGCGTGGGGTGCGTGGCAAGGACATCGGCTTTGTCCTGCAGGATGCTCTGGTGTCTCTTGATCCGCTACGGCCGGTGGGCAAGGAAATCCTCGAAGTGCTGGAGACCCATGGTTTCGGTAATCGGCAGCAGCGAGGTGCTCGTGTACTGGAACTGTTGGAGCGGGTTGGCGTGCCCGATGTTGCATTGCGAGCCCGCCAGCGGTCCGGCCAGTTATCCGGCGGTTTACGCCAGCGAGCGTTGATTGCCAGTGCATTGGCCATGGACCCGGCGCTGGTGATTGCCGACGAGCCGACCACGGCCCTGGACGCTACGGTGCAGGCGCAGATTCTTGAAGTCTTCCAGCAGATCAAGGCCCGTGGTGCTTCGTTGCTGATCATCAGTCATGACCTGGCAGTGGTGGCGCAACTGGCGGACGACGTGGTGGTGCTGCGTCATGGCGAAGTGGTCGAGCAAGGGCCGATGCAACAGGTCCTGAGCAAGCCGCAACATCCCTACACCCGAGAGTTACTGGCGGCCGTGCCGTCCGAGCACCCTCGCGGCAGTCGCCTGTCTCCCGAAAGGCCGGGCGTGCAGCGCCCGATACTGCCTGTCAGAAGCAGTGAGGCGGGGCAAGTGCTGCTTCAGGCACAAGGTATTGGCAAGCGCTATCTGGGGCCGGACGGCCAGCTTCGTCAGGTGGTGCAGAACGTCGGTTTCGAGCTGCGCGCCGGGCAGACCCTGGGCATTGTCGGTGAGTCGGGCTCTGGCAAGACCACGGTAGCCCGCATCGCCCTTGGCCTGTTGCAACCCGATGCCGGCCAGGTGCTGTATCGCGGTCAACCCTGGAACCTGCCCGGCAATGCCATCGATGAAAACCGGCGCAGACCGCTGAGGCGGGAAATCAGTGTCATCTATCAGGATCCTCTCGGTTCATTCGACCCACGCTGGAGCGTGATGCAGATCCTCGACGATGCGCTGCATGTTGCGGGCGTCGAGGTGAGTCAGCGTCCGGCGCGGATCAGCCATCTGCTGAGTCAGGTGCGATTGCCGCCTGAGCTGGCCCGGCGACGGCCCTTGCAGCTGTCCGGTGGTCAGCGCCAGCGGGTGGCGATTGCCCGGGCGATTGCCAGCGAGCCAAAGCTGATCATCTGCGACGAACCGGTATCGGCGCTGGATGTTTCGGTGCAGGCACAAGTGCTGGACCTGCTGGCTGACCTGCAGCAGGAACTGGGGCTGGCCTATCTGTTCATTTCCCACGACCTGGGGGTGATTCGTCATGTCAGCGACAACGTGCTGGTGATGCGTCACGGTCAGGTCGTCGAGCTGGCTGCCGCTGAGCAGCTTTTCACACAGCCTGCCCATGAATACACCCAGCGCCTGCTTGGCTCTGTTCCGCGCCTGCCGGGTAGCGGCACGGAGCTGGTCGTGCCGCCGCTGGACCCGGAACACGAAGCTTTTGACGTATTCGATGAATCACGTCTCTGGAAAATCGCCATCTAG
- a CDS encoding ABC transporter permease, whose protein sequence is MSDLTLDQTFSPLRRQRRLHLPPLGASLALLFLAALLLAALAPQLFTSIDPLAIVPREAFQAPGWAHWLGTDQSGRDIFARIVYGTRESLFIGVAATALAMAIAVSLGLLGGLGSAWIDRWVGWLLEVLFAFPSLVLALLFVTVFGSGIGPLIVATGLGAAPGYARMVRGQVLAVRNAGYIEAARALGHPVSRIVLRQLLPNAMRPLVVTLTMGVGQAIVWASALSFLGMGAQPPAPEWGTMLSMGRDFIANAWWLTFFPGLFIVLTTLSTTVTGRYIQQRLEGRLP, encoded by the coding sequence ATGAGCGACCTGACGCTTGACCAGACCTTCAGCCCGTTGCGTCGGCAACGGCGTCTTCATCTTCCACCTCTGGGTGCGAGCCTGGCGCTGTTGTTTCTTGCGGCACTGCTGCTGGCGGCGCTGGCCCCGCAACTGTTCACGAGCATCGATCCGCTGGCCATTGTCCCCCGCGAGGCATTCCAGGCACCGGGCTGGGCGCATTGGCTGGGCACCGATCAGTCGGGGCGCGACATCTTTGCCCGGATTGTCTACGGCACTCGCGAAAGCCTGTTCATCGGTGTCGCCGCTACAGCCCTGGCGATGGCCATTGCCGTCAGCCTCGGTCTGCTGGGAGGGCTGGGTAGTGCGTGGATCGATCGCTGGGTGGGCTGGTTGCTGGAGGTGCTGTTTGCATTCCCGAGCCTGGTGCTGGCTCTGTTGTTCGTGACGGTGTTCGGCAGTGGTATCGGCCCGTTGATTGTGGCCACCGGCCTCGGGGCTGCTCCCGGTTATGCGCGGATGGTTCGCGGCCAGGTCCTGGCCGTGCGCAATGCCGGTTATATCGAAGCGGCGCGGGCGCTGGGGCATCCGGTCTCGCGCATCGTGCTGCGCCAGTTACTGCCCAACGCCATGCGCCCGCTGGTGGTCACGCTGACCATGGGCGTGGGGCAAGCGATTGTCTGGGCTTCGGCCCTGAGTTTTCTGGGGATGGGCGCCCAGCCGCCAGCCCCCGAGTGGGGAACCATGCTGTCCATGGGGCGTGACTTCATCGCCAATGCCTGGTGGCTCACCTTCTTTCCGGGCCTGTTCATCGTGCTGACCACGCTGTCCACCACCGTGACCGGTCGCTATATCCAACAACGCCTTGAGGGACGCCTGCCATGA
- a CDS encoding ABC transporter permease codes for MSTSATSLEVVDPRRQRLTALGRRAAIRVAGGVMVLWAVATLTFFALRLMPGDPVLAILGGPSGNPTAETIEATRQEYGLDKPLAVQYVVYLGRLLQGDLGSSYSQHQPVTRVLAEQGGATLELTLASLALAWVLVLLLTVVTSGRGRLIGGAASFAETLSAALPHFWLGVVLLAVFAFGLRWFPPAGSDSLASLVLPAFSLAIPLAGFIAQVTRESLELTLDQPFVLTARTRGLSDLAVRFRHALRHALLPGVSLSGWAIGALISGAVVCEVIFSRKGVGRQLYQAVQAQDLPLVIGISLVVAASYVLANILVDLLYQWIDPRQQEPNS; via the coding sequence ATGAGTACAAGTGCAACCTCTCTGGAGGTGGTTGATCCCCGTCGCCAACGCCTGACCGCCCTCGGTCGTCGTGCCGCCATTCGTGTGGCGGGCGGGGTGATGGTGCTGTGGGCCGTGGCAACCCTGACCTTTTTCGCCCTGCGTCTGATGCCGGGCGATCCGGTCCTGGCCATTCTGGGTGGCCCCAGCGGCAACCCGACCGCGGAAACCATCGAAGCCACGCGCCAGGAATACGGCCTCGACAAGCCGTTGGCGGTGCAATACGTGGTTTATCTGGGGCGGTTGCTGCAGGGGGATCTGGGGAGTTCCTATTCCCAGCATCAGCCGGTGACCCGCGTGCTGGCCGAGCAGGGTGGTGCGACTCTGGAACTGACCCTGGCATCGCTGGCACTGGCCTGGGTGTTGGTCCTGCTGCTGACGGTTGTCACTTCAGGGCGCGGCCGGCTGATCGGCGGCGCGGCATCGTTCGCCGAAACCCTGAGTGCTGCCTTGCCGCATTTCTGGCTTGGGGTCGTACTGCTCGCGGTATTTGCCTTTGGGCTGCGCTGGTTTCCGCCTGCCGGTAGCGACAGTCTGGCAAGCCTGGTGCTGCCTGCCTTTTCGCTGGCCATTCCACTGGCAGGTTTCATTGCCCAGGTCACCCGTGAATCCCTGGAGCTGACGCTGGATCAACCCTTTGTACTGACCGCCCGAACCCGAGGCTTGAGCGATCTGGCGGTGCGTTTCAGGCATGCCTTGCGTCATGCGCTGCTGCCGGGTGTATCACTTTCCGGCTGGGCCATTGGTGCGCTGATCAGTGGCGCGGTGGTCTGCGAGGTGATCTTTTCCCGCAAGGGTGTCGGTCGCCAGTTGTATCAGGCGGTACAGGCTCAGGACCTGCCTTTGGTGATTGGCATCAGTCTGGTGGTGGCTGCGAGCTATGTACTGGCCAATATTCTGGTGGACCTGCTTTATCAATGGATCGACCCACGGCAACAGGAGCCGAACTCATGA
- a CDS encoding ABC transporter substrate-binding protein has product MALALTGCERAEKVATQSDQPVHGGTLVYATDREPTCLDPHVAGDMPQVFVAQQYLDSLVSMDSEGRIGPWLAKSWEVSPDGLSYTFHLRNDVHFTDGTPFNAAALKANLDHISNPKTQSSTAGGYIRQYRSTEVVDDHTAIVHLATPYAAFLEVLAQGFLGIQSPTALARSRDANCESPVGSGPFKVVKWERQSHVQLARNPDYNWAPPTARHQGPAYLEGIVWKFIQEPSVRFASLQAGEVDVIEALPPESHEAARRNPDLKLIISQRPGNPTNGTFNIRRAPFDDLRVREAFVRSADVEGALKSVYFGEFQRAGGPLSVATPFYSPDFERVQDYDPARAAQLLDEAGWTGRDAEGYRTRNGKRLRAVVLIGSRTPPSEVTLWEQVQATTRQVGIDLVMDQMSDVQSTARQAAWDYDIRIGYWNTNTPDVLRIIFSSAFVQPAGVGGYHQNTAGYADAGFDALIESALATQDPEQRRKIYYEAQKQIAGQYLELTTYPQSTRLGIYKTAHGVRLEPSLAVTYLYDSWVTK; this is encoded by the coding sequence CTGGCCCTGGCGTTGACCGGTTGCGAGCGTGCCGAAAAAGTCGCGACCCAGAGCGACCAGCCGGTGCACGGCGGCACGCTGGTGTACGCCACTGACCGTGAGCCTACCTGCCTCGATCCTCATGTGGCGGGCGACATGCCCCAGGTGTTCGTCGCCCAGCAGTATCTTGACTCGCTGGTGTCCATGGACAGCGAAGGCCGTATCGGTCCCTGGCTGGCCAAGAGCTGGGAAGTCTCGCCCGACGGGCTGAGTTATACCTTCCATCTGCGCAATGACGTGCACTTCACCGACGGCACGCCATTCAACGCCGCGGCCCTGAAGGCCAACCTCGATCACATTTCCAATCCCAAGACCCAGTCCAGCACCGCCGGTGGCTATATTCGTCAGTACCGCAGCACCGAGGTCGTGGATGACCACACCGCCATCGTGCATCTGGCCACGCCTTATGCCGCGTTTCTGGAAGTGCTGGCCCAGGGGTTCCTCGGTATCCAGTCGCCCACGGCGCTGGCGCGCAGCCGCGATGCCAACTGCGAAAGCCCGGTGGGCAGCGGGCCGTTCAAGGTGGTCAAGTGGGAACGGCAGAGCCACGTCCAGCTTGCGCGCAACCCCGACTACAACTGGGCGCCGCCCACGGCTCGGCATCAGGGGCCGGCCTATCTGGAAGGCATTGTCTGGAAATTCATTCAGGAGCCTTCGGTACGTTTTGCCTCCCTGCAAGCCGGTGAGGTGGACGTGATCGAGGCTCTGCCGCCTGAGTCCCATGAGGCAGCGCGACGCAACCCGGATTTGAAACTGATCATCTCCCAGCGTCCGGGCAACCCCACCAATGGCACCTTCAATATTCGCCGGGCACCCTTCGACGATCTGCGGGTACGCGAGGCCTTCGTGCGCAGCGCCGATGTGGAGGGGGCGCTCAAGAGTGTCTATTTCGGCGAGTTTCAAAGGGCTGGCGGTCCGCTGAGCGTAGCGACGCCATTCTATAGCCCGGACTTCGAACGTGTTCAGGACTATGACCCGGCCCGCGCCGCGCAGTTGCTCGATGAAGCTGGCTGGACAGGTCGTGATGCCGAGGGCTACCGCACCAGAAATGGCAAGCGTCTGCGAGCCGTGGTGCTGATCGGTTCTCGCACGCCCCCGTCTGAAGTGACCTTGTGGGAGCAGGTTCAGGCAACGACCCGTCAGGTCGGCATCGATCTGGTGATGGATCAGATGAGCGATGTGCAGTCCACGGCGCGTCAGGCTGCCTGGGATTACGACATCCGCATCGGCTACTGGAACACCAATACCCCCGATGTACTGCGGATCATCTTCAGCTCCGCGTTTGTCCAGCCTGCCGGCGTTGGCGGCTACCACCAGAACACCGCGGGTTATGCCGACGCCGGATTCGATGCGCTGATCGAAAGTGCCCTGGCCACTCAGGACCCCGAGCAGCGTCGCAAGATCTATTACGAAGCCCAGAAGCAGATCGCCGGGCAATATCTGGAACTGACCACCTACCCGCAAAGCACCCGGCTTGGCATTTACAAGACGGCCCACGGCGTGCGGCTGGAGCCTTCGCTGGCGGTGACTTATCTCTATGACTCATGGGTGACGAAATGA
- a CDS encoding LLM class flavin-dependent oxidoreductase — protein sequence MPKQLHVNLFEMNCVSHITHGMWVHPDNNRHRFNDLDYWTELAQLLEYGTFDGVFLADVVGVYDRFRNGPETALREGLQVPSNDPMLLVPAMAAVTRELGFGVTFSTTYEPPFSFARRMSTLDHLTKGRVGWNIVTSYLPNAARNFGLDQEVPHDHRYEIADEYLDVLYKLWEGSWDDDAVIQDRERRIYTDPSKVRYINHVGEHFKVAGPHLCQPSRQRTPVLFQATGSPAGSAFAGRHAEVVFTGGVTHEDVRRNITTMRRNTEEQGRDPAGIKFIVQAGVIVGRNDAEVSAKLDSYRRLISADGGMAHAQMGIDLKAYPPHERLSSIIKRGDIGWGSLNRFGPDTTVAEMLGSFSGLQEDRYFVAGTPTVVADEIERWLDVDGIDGINLRQYLSFETARDFIDLVVPELRRRGRFRERYTPGETLRERLFGAGQSRLPDNHPAARYRDPAALSQPLQPLRFAAPETS from the coding sequence ATGCCTAAACAATTGCACGTCAACCTGTTCGAGATGAACTGCGTCAGCCATATCACCCATGGCATGTGGGTTCACCCGGACAATAACCGCCACCGTTTCAACGACCTGGACTACTGGACCGAGCTGGCCCAGTTGCTGGAATACGGCACTTTCGACGGTGTCTTTCTGGCCGATGTGGTGGGCGTCTACGACCGTTTCCGCAATGGCCCGGAAACCGCTTTGCGTGAAGGGTTGCAAGTGCCCAGCAACGATCCGATGCTGCTGGTCCCGGCCATGGCGGCAGTGACCCGTGAGCTGGGTTTCGGCGTGACCTTTTCCACCACCTACGAGCCGCCGTTCAGCTTTGCCCGGCGCATGAGCACTCTGGATCACCTGACCAAGGGCCGGGTTGGCTGGAATATCGTCACGTCCTATCTGCCCAACGCCGCCCGCAATTTCGGGCTGGATCAGGAAGTGCCCCACGACCATCGCTACGAGATCGCCGACGAATATCTCGACGTGCTCTACAAACTTTGGGAAGGCTCCTGGGACGACGATGCGGTGATTCAGGATCGCGAGCGGCGTATCTACACCGATCCGTCGAAGGTTCGCTACATCAACCATGTCGGTGAGCACTTCAAGGTTGCCGGCCCGCACCTGTGCCAGCCGTCGCGGCAGCGTACGCCTGTGCTGTTCCAGGCCACGGGCTCTCCGGCGGGTTCGGCTTTTGCGGGGCGACATGCCGAAGTGGTGTTTACCGGCGGCGTCACCCATGAGGATGTGCGGCGCAATATCACCACCATGCGCCGCAATACCGAGGAACAGGGCCGCGATCCTGCAGGCATCAAGTTCATTGTTCAGGCAGGGGTGATCGTCGGGCGCAACGATGCAGAGGTGTCGGCCAAGCTCGACAGCTATCGTCGCCTGATCAGTGCCGATGGCGGGATGGCCCATGCCCAGATGGGCATCGACCTGAAGGCATATCCGCCCCATGAACGACTGTCCAGCATCATCAAGCGTGGCGATATCGGCTGGGGTTCGCTCAATCGTTTCGGGCCGGATACCACAGTGGCTGAAATGCTCGGCAGCTTTTCAGGATTGCAGGAGGATCGTTACTTCGTTGCCGGGACACCGACCGTAGTCGCCGACGAGATCGAGCGCTGGCTGGATGTGGACGGCATCGACGGTATCAACCTGCGCCAATACCTGTCGTTCGAGACGGCCCGGGACTTCATCGACCTGGTGGTTCCTGAGTTGCGGCGCCGTGGTCGTTTCCGCGAGCGCTATACCCCCGGCGAAACACTGCGCGAAAGGCTGTTCGGGGCAGGGCAGTCGCGTTTGCCAGACAACCATCCGGCAGCGCGCTACCGCGATCCTGCCGCACTGAGTCAACCCTTGCAGCCGCTGCGCTTTGCGGCGCCAGAAACGTCATGA
- a CDS encoding acyl-CoA dehydrogenase family protein: MSHESEQAVTDAELEARFAPVIVRIAAGAVEREQQRQLAHEPVAWLKEAGFGALRVPRRYGGLGASLPQLLHWLVRLGEADSNLPQILRAHLGFVEGRLSSRDIPSQAYWFAKVAAGELWGAAMAERSDSSGNTVALTAQDPENSSAGYRLDGQKYYCTGTLYADWVAAIANDGDDFVSLSVPTGAPGVEVLDDWDGFGQRLTGSGTTRFTAVEVPAEHILRRFKKGELRAESYLTAFYQAVHLATLAGIARGVLADAVDFVQGRTRAFGIPGQSRPADDPLVQRVIGRLSSLAFAAQAQVNAIGHSLQGVHEAEQTGEVCEPLYTEAEVQTYQAQQIVLAQVLEASTLLFEVGGASATSTGRNFDRHWRNARTLASHNPAIYREQALGNYYLNGISPTATWRALHAEAAGQGAIDEASAV, encoded by the coding sequence ATGAGTCACGAGTCTGAACAAGCGGTTACCGATGCCGAGCTGGAGGCGCGTTTTGCCCCGGTCATTGTGCGCATCGCTGCGGGTGCGGTGGAGCGTGAACAGCAGCGTCAGTTGGCTCACGAGCCGGTGGCATGGCTGAAAGAAGCCGGTTTTGGTGCCCTTCGGGTACCGCGCCGCTATGGCGGACTGGGTGCGAGCCTGCCACAGCTGTTGCACTGGCTGGTGCGTCTTGGGGAAGCCGATTCAAACCTGCCGCAGATCCTGCGGGCACATCTGGGTTTTGTCGAAGGACGGCTGTCGTCCCGTGACATTCCTTCCCAGGCTTACTGGTTCGCCAAAGTGGCGGCTGGCGAGTTGTGGGGAGCGGCGATGGCTGAGCGAAGCGACAGCTCCGGCAATACCGTGGCCTTGACGGCGCAGGACCCTGAAAACTCCAGTGCGGGCTACCGGCTGGACGGGCAAAAGTATTACTGCACCGGCACGCTTTATGCCGACTGGGTGGCAGCCATCGCCAATGACGGCGATGACTTCGTCAGCCTGTCGGTGCCGACCGGGGCGCCAGGCGTAGAAGTGCTGGATGACTGGGACGGTTTCGGTCAGCGCCTGACGGGTAGCGGTACCACTCGTTTCACGGCTGTTGAGGTGCCGGCAGAGCACATTCTGCGTCGTTTCAAGAAAGGCGAACTGCGCGCCGAGTCCTACCTGACGGCCTTTTATCAGGCTGTGCATCTGGCAACCCTGGCGGGTATCGCACGTGGCGTGCTGGCCGATGCCGTGGATTTCGTGCAGGGCCGCACACGAGCCTTCGGCATTCCCGGCCAGTCCCGACCGGCCGACGATCCGCTGGTGCAGCGGGTCATCGGTCGCCTGTCGAGCCTGGCCTTTGCAGCCCAGGCACAGGTCAACGCCATCGGCCACAGCCTGCAAGGCGTGCATGAAGCCGAGCAGACCGGTGAGGTTTGCGAGCCGCTTTATACCGAAGCCGAAGTGCAGACCTATCAGGCCCAGCAGATCGTTCTGGCCCAGGTGCTGGAAGCCAGCACCTTGCTGTTTGAAGTTGGTGGTGCCTCGGCCACCAGTACCGGGCGCAATTTCGATCGGCACTGGCGCAACGCCCGCACCCTGGCGTCCCACAACCCGGCGATCTACCGCGAGCAGGCGCTGGGCAATTACTACCTCAACGGCATCAGCCCAACCGCGACCTGGCGAGCATTGCATGCCGAGGCCGCAGGTCAGGGCGCTATCGACGAAGCCAGCGCGGTCTGA